From one Kwoniella dejecticola CBS 10117 chromosome 2, complete sequence genomic stretch:
- a CDS encoding histone H3 translates to MARTKQTARKSTGGKAPRKQLATKAARKQAPSQVSGGVKKPHRYRPGTVALREIRRYQKSTELLIRKLPFQRLVREIAQDFKTDLRFQSSAIGALQEASEAYLVSLFEDTNLAAIHAKRVTIQPKDLQLARRLRGERS, encoded by the exons atgg CCCGAACTAAA CAAACAGCTAGAAAGTCCACCGGTGGTAAAGCCCCAAGAAAGCAAC TCGCCACCAAGGCTGCTAGAAAGCAAGCCCCATCTCAAGTCTCCGGTGGTGTCAAGAAGCCTCACAGATACAGACCCGGTACCGTCGCTTTGCGAGAAATCAGAAGATACCAGAA GTCTACCGAGCTCTTGATCAGAAAGCTTCCTTTCCAAAGACTCGTCAGAGAAATCGCTCAAGACTTCAAGACTGATC TCCGATTCCAATCTTCCGCTATCGGTGCTCTCCAAGAAGCCTCTGAGGCTTACctcgtctccctcttcgAGGACA CCAACTTGGCTGCTATCCACGCCAAGCGAGTTACCATCCAACCCAAGGATCTTCAACTCGCCCGAAGACTCCGAGGCGAGCGATCTTAA
- a CDS encoding serine/threonine-protein phosphatase 2B catalytic subunit A1, translated as MTSPATQTANAMAAITNRSNIVIPEIDFTQHQLENGDVVSTTERVVKDVQAPAMYTPTEEQFFSKTDKSKPDIAFLKNHFYREGRLTEEQALYILEKGGELLRNEPNLLEIDAPITVCGDIHGQYYDLMKLFEVGGNPAETRYLFLGDYVDRGYFSIECVLYLWSLKMWYPDTLFLLRGNHECRHLTDYFTFKLECKHKYSETVYNACMESFCNLPLAAIMNKQFLCIHGGLSPELHTLDDLRAINRFREPPTSGLMCDILWADPLEDFGSEKTNDTFIHNHVRGCSYFFTYNAACQFLERNNLLSIIRAHEAQDAGYRMYRKTKTTGFPSVMTIFSAPNYLDVYSNKAAVLKYESNVMNIRQFNCTPHPYWLPNFMDVFTWSLPFVGEKITDMLIAILNCCTKEELEEEEEETPMAITPETPEADVSAERRQIIKNKILAVGRMSRVFALLREESERVSELKSISGSNTLPAGMLASGAEGIKEAIQGFEDARKSDIENERLPPDIIDPDEENPASPSGTTPHTPDEPASPLIDSPLAQAGAAGVGGGIGGTPTQAYSHSPISPQSPGTPGTPSSPGGGGGGGGMTWRRGHSRQTSLGTTKTSPSNRRRSLENTMHLIRDVVDGKDANGDGQLERLAEVIASPTSSKTRE; from the exons ATGACCTCCCCAGCGACTCAGACTGCCAATGCCATGGCGGCCATCACCAATCGATCCAACATCGTCATTCCTGAAATAGACTTCACGCAGCATCAGctggagaatggagatgttGTCAGTACGACGGAGAGAGTAGTCAAagat GTGCAAGCACCAGCGATGTATACGCCTACCGAAGAACAGTTCTTCTCCAAGACAGATAAGAGCAAGCCGGATATTGCTTTCTTGAAGAACCATTTCTACAGGGAAGGTCGGTTGACCGAGGAGCAAGCTTTGTACATTCTCGAAAA GGGAGGGGAGTTATTGAGAAATGAGCCTAATTTGTTGGAGATCGATGCTCCCATAACTG TCTGCGGTGATATCCATGGACAATAT TATGACCTGATGAAGCTATTCGAGGTTGGAGGTAATCCTGCTGAGACGCGTTATCTGTTCTTGGGAGATTATGTGGATCGAGGGTACTTCTCCATCGAA TGTGTGCTCTATCTGTGGTCCTTGAAAATGTGGTATCCCGATACCCTTTTCTTGTTGAGGGGCAATCACGAATGTCGACATTTGACAGACTACTTCACCTTCAAGTTAGAAT GCAAGCACAAATACTCTGAAACGGTCTACAACGCATGTATGGAGAGTTTCTGCAATCTCCCTTTGGCAGCTATCATGAACAAACAATTTTTGTGCATTCACGGTGGATTGTCTCCTGAATTGCATACCCTCGATGATCTACGAGcc ATCAACCGATTCAGAGAACCTCCGACTTCCGGTTTGATGTGCGATATCCTATGGGCGGACCCGCTTGAAGACTTCGGATCGGAAAAGACAAACGATACCTTCATACATAACCATGTCAGGGGATGTAGTTACTTCTTCAC GTACAATGCTGCTTGCCAATTCTTGGAAAGGAATAACTTGTTGTCTATCATAAGAGCTCACGAGGCTCAGGATGCTGG ATATCGAATGTACCGAAAGACCAAGACCACAGGTTTCCCTTCAGTAATGACCATCTTCTCGGCTCCCAATTATCTGGATGTCTACTCGAATAAGGCAGCTGTGTTGAAATACGAATCAAATGTCATGAA CATTCGTCAATTCAATTGCACACCTCATCCGTACTGGTTACCGAACTTCATGGATGTATTCACTTGGAGTTTGCCCTTCGTGGGAGAAAAGA TTACTGATATGTTGATCGCCATTTTGAATTGTTGCACTAAggaggaattggaggaagaggaggaggagacgCCTATGGCTATCACACCGGAGACACCGGAGG CCGATGTCTCGGCGGAAAGGAGacaaatcatcaagaacaaAATATTGGCTGTTGGCAGGATGTCTCGAGTATTCGCCTTGTTACG AGAGGAGTCGGAACGAGTATCGGAGCTCAAGTCTATATCTGGATCAAATACTCTACCTGCAGGTATGCTCGCATCTGGCGCCGAGGGAATCAAAGAGGCTATCCAAGGTTTCGAGGATGC TCGAAAGAGCGACATTGAGAATGAGAGATTACCTCCTGACATCATTGATCCGGATGAAGAGAACCCCGCTTCTCCATCGGGTACAACACCTCATACACCGGACGaaccagcttctcctctgatAGATTCGCCTCTAGCTCAAGCTGGTGCCGCAGGCGTGGGCGGAGGCATTGGAGGAACACCTACACAAGCATATTCTCATTCACCGATATCACCTCAATCCCCCGGAACTCCGGGAACACCCTCGTCACccggcggcggcggcggagggggaggtaTGACGTGGCGAAGAGGACATTCAAGGCAGACTTCACTTGGAACTACCAAGACTTCCCCTTCGAACAGACGACGATCGTTGGAGAACACGATGCATCTTATCAGGGATGTGGTAGATGGCAAAGATGCGAATGGGGATGGACAATTAGAGAGGTTGGCTGAGGTCATCGCTAGTCCGACTTCGTCCAAGACTCGAGAGTAG